Proteins encoded in a region of the Myxococcales bacterium genome:
- a CDS encoding D-alanine--D-alanine ligase, with amino-acid sequence MHMRRIGVVMGGTSAEREVSLRTGAAVARALEADGRTVISVELGEGIDTVDAIRRAKPDLVFLALHGRLGEDGCIQGLLEVLGIPYTGSGVLASALAMDKQKSKELFRLHNVPTPPYYVFDAENLADVEELHGSFGFPVVVKPRREGSSFGITKASDVSQLARAIEDARRYDAGVLVERYIAGREVSVGLLNGRVLGAIEIAPKSGMYDHHAKYTPGMTEYFMPARIPPTRYRGVLNLAERAAQALDTSGAVRVDLLVTEGQNEYVLEVNTLPGMTPTSLLPKIAAEAGYSFADLCEAILERATLGVGTAATRDAPGAGQAPADTAVTGQLAVAV; translated from the coding sequence ATGCATATGCGGCGGATTGGGGTCGTCATGGGCGGAACGTCTGCCGAGCGAGAGGTCTCCCTGCGCACGGGCGCAGCGGTTGCTCGAGCACTGGAAGCAGACGGCAGAACGGTAATCAGTGTGGAGTTGGGCGAGGGGATCGACACCGTCGATGCCATCCGCCGCGCCAAGCCCGACCTGGTGTTTTTGGCCCTGCATGGGCGCCTCGGTGAGGACGGCTGCATCCAGGGCCTGCTCGAGGTCCTGGGTATCCCGTACACGGGGTCCGGCGTGCTGGCGAGTGCGCTGGCGATGGACAAACAGAAGAGCAAGGAGCTGTTCCGACTGCACAACGTGCCGACCCCGCCGTACTACGTGTTCGACGCGGAGAATCTCGCCGACGTCGAGGAGCTCCACGGTTCTTTTGGTTTCCCGGTGGTGGTCAAGCCGCGGCGCGAGGGCTCGAGCTTCGGCATCACGAAGGCAAGCGACGTATCGCAGCTGGCCCGAGCCATCGAGGACGCACGCCGTTACGACGCGGGGGTCCTGGTCGAGCGTTACATCGCCGGGCGCGAGGTGTCCGTGGGACTGCTCAACGGCCGTGTGCTCGGAGCCATCGAGATCGCGCCCAAGAGCGGCATGTACGACCATCACGCGAAGTACACCCCCGGCATGACGGAGTACTTCATGCCCGCGCGCATCCCTCCCACACGCTATCGCGGGGTGCTGAATCTCGCGGAGCGCGCGGCGCAGGCGCTGGATACTTCGGGCGCCGTGCGGGTCGACCTGCTCGTGACCGAAGGTCAGAACGAATACGTGCTCGAGGTGAACACGCTGCCGGGCATGACGCCCACCAGCCTGTTGCCAAAAATTGCCGCCGAGGCGGGATACTCCTTCGCCGACCTGTGCGAGGCCATCCTGGAGCGGGCGACGCTGGGCGTGGGCACGGCCGCCACCCGCGACGCGCCGGGTGCGGGGCAAGCTCCAGCGGACACCGCCGTCACGGGTCAGCTGGCGGTCGCCGTCTGA
- a CDS encoding serine/threonine-protein phosphatase, which translates to MKVTSYGATDLGRRRQVNEDAYLCDDELGLWVVADGMGGHAAGEVASQEAVDTVFGMVKRGKRTLDLGGDFSEEKARAAARLLEGAVQAATYMVFAMAELDTNKAGMGTTLSTMMAIGDFGVLAQVGDSRIYRVRGGEAAQLTEDHTLIAWQLKQGLITAEEAKHSRHRNVITRAVGNRDYVQVDTHCVELELGDQFLLCSDGLHGYLRTNEIPEVAALGGEACVKRFIEMANARGGRDNITAVLVEVC; encoded by the coding sequence CTGAAAGTCACCTCGTACGGAGCGACCGATCTCGGGCGTCGCCGACAGGTGAACGAGGACGCCTATCTGTGTGACGACGAGCTTGGCCTGTGGGTCGTGGCGGACGGCATGGGCGGCCACGCGGCGGGCGAGGTCGCGAGCCAGGAGGCCGTGGACACCGTGTTCGGCATGGTGAAGCGCGGCAAACGCACGCTCGACCTCGGCGGCGATTTCAGTGAGGAGAAAGCGCGCGCTGCGGCGCGACTGCTGGAGGGCGCAGTCCAGGCGGCGACCTACATGGTGTTTGCGATGGCGGAGCTCGACACCAACAAGGCCGGCATGGGCACCACGCTGAGCACGATGATGGCGATCGGAGACTTCGGCGTGCTGGCTCAGGTCGGGGACAGCCGGATCTATCGCGTGCGTGGCGGCGAGGCAGCGCAACTCACGGAAGATCACACACTTATCGCGTGGCAGCTCAAGCAAGGGTTGATCACCGCCGAAGAGGCCAAACACAGCCGTCATCGCAACGTGATCACCCGGGCGGTGGGCAATCGGGACTACGTGCAGGTCGACACACACTGCGTAGAGCTGGAGCTGGGTGACCAATTCCTGCTCTGCAGTGATGGTCTGCACGGGTACCTGCGCACCAACGAAATCCCCGAGGTTGCGGCGCTTGGCGGTGAAGCGTGTGTGAAACGCTTCATCGAGATGGCGAACGCTCGCGGGGGTCGCGACAACATCACCGCCGTGCTCGTCGAAGTTTGCTGA
- a CDS encoding FIST C-terminal domain-containing protein — MTRSPSRVAREVATALARVSRPAGALVFTSGSLAEQAPELGRELAAVAPGVPLLIASGSGVLTERGEVEGEPAAAGLVWTGGRTEVFTVQASSADEAGEGLGRALSDRSAKSAPTALMFLRPEGVSPGSFEPLWDARVTRHILGAGTLAVDPVVVDAAGEVRAGRAGVMLLRGLSPPVVRTSPACRLLMPLATITETRGALVTRIGSEPALDVLSAVGEALAGQPLVFAVLADAEAGDGRPELLVRAVQGVDPARRGLLISDEVREGGRIAFGVRDPGQARSDLESAARDAARHAAGAAPRFGIFVNCAGRGSSLYGAGDVDSKILRARFTNMPFAGLASSFEVAPYAGRACLQLYTGVVALFSAPS; from the coding sequence ATGACCCGAAGCCCCTCCCGCGTCGCGCGCGAGGTCGCCACGGCGCTCGCCAGGGTCTCCCGTCCGGCGGGCGCGCTGGTCTTCACCAGCGGCAGCCTAGCCGAGCAGGCACCCGAGCTGGGCCGGGAGCTGGCCGCCGTCGCCCCCGGCGTTCCGCTCCTCATCGCCTCCGGCTCGGGTGTGCTCACGGAGCGGGGTGAGGTCGAAGGCGAGCCGGCGGCGGCGGGGCTCGTGTGGACCGGCGGTCGCACCGAGGTGTTCACCGTGCAAGCCAGCTCCGCTGACGAAGCCGGCGAGGGCCTGGGACGTGCGCTGTCGGATCGGAGCGCCAAGAGCGCTCCGACCGCGTTGATGTTTCTGCGCCCCGAGGGTGTGTCTCCGGGCAGCTTCGAGCCCCTCTGGGACGCGCGCGTCACGAGGCACATCCTCGGCGCCGGCACCCTCGCCGTGGATCCCGTCGTGGTCGACGCCGCCGGCGAGGTGCGCGCCGGGCGCGCCGGCGTGATGCTGCTCCGGGGGCTCTCTCCTCCAGTGGTCCGCACCTCACCTGCGTGTCGGCTGCTCATGCCGCTCGCGACCATCACCGAAACGCGCGGTGCGCTGGTCACGCGCATCGGTTCGGAGCCCGCCCTCGACGTGCTCAGCGCGGTGGGCGAGGCCTTGGCCGGACAGCCGCTGGTCTTCGCCGTGCTGGCTGACGCGGAGGCCGGCGATGGCCGCCCGGAGCTCCTGGTTCGGGCGGTGCAGGGCGTGGATCCGGCTCGGCGCGGCCTGTTGATTTCGGACGAGGTCCGGGAGGGCGGGCGGATCGCCTTCGGCGTGCGTGACCCGGGTCAGGCGCGCTCGGACCTCGAGTCCGCCGCGAGAGACGCGGCACGCCACGCTGCCGGGGCGGCGCCGCGCTTCGGCATCTTCGTCAACTGTGCGGGCCGAGGCAGCTCGCTGTATGGCGCGGGGGACGTCGACTCGAAGATCCTGCGTGCGCGTTTTACCAACATGCCGTTCGCCGGCCTCGCGTCGTCGTTCGAGGTCGCGCCCTACGCTGGGCGCGCCTGTTTGCAGCTCTACACCGGTGTCGTGGCCCTGTTCTCCGCGCCAAGCTGA
- a CDS encoding AI-2E family transporter, with the protein MTDKIVIEESRPSRFGWSRSRVIFLAISAGFLGLALWWTSEVILPFVMALIIAYVLTPAVALCERIKIPRSLSIILVYIVTLGTLYLSIAAVAPRLYEETMSLARDVPQITEKLTTRWAPRLEGFAQGILDRVAPREEATPETEQEPKPALEIKKRADGSFTVELRSGVEIVQEDQKHWRVQPASTETPDRFSASRLAREAAGQAVDYVKRNAVDLLKVGQAIFGKVARSIFLFFLTLMVAAYLMHTREAIVAFFRTLPPQQSRASFDRLLHRIDRGLAGVVRGQLLICLVNGLLSAVGFWMFGLKYWPILAIVAAVMSIIPIFGSILSTVPAVLIGLTQDFFMALWVLLWIIGIHQVEANLLNPKIIGTAAKIHPVLVVFSLIVGEHFFGLWGALLAVPALSLSQSLFLHFRYELMPDSGPDSLLPPPLA; encoded by the coding sequence GTGACCGACAAGATCGTCATCGAGGAGTCGCGGCCCAGTCGCTTCGGGTGGAGTCGCTCGCGGGTGATCTTCCTGGCCATCTCAGCCGGCTTCTTGGGGTTGGCGCTGTGGTGGACCAGCGAGGTGATCCTGCCGTTCGTGATGGCGCTGATCATCGCCTACGTGCTCACGCCCGCCGTCGCGCTGTGTGAACGGATCAAGATCCCGCGCTCGCTCTCGATCATCCTCGTCTACATCGTCACACTCGGCACGCTCTACCTCTCGATCGCGGCGGTGGCACCGCGGCTCTACGAAGAGACCATGTCCCTGGCGCGCGACGTCCCGCAGATCACCGAGAAGCTGACGACCCGCTGGGCGCCACGCCTCGAAGGATTTGCCCAGGGCATCCTGGACCGGGTCGCGCCGCGGGAAGAGGCCACCCCCGAGACCGAGCAGGAACCCAAACCTGCGCTCGAGATCAAGAAGCGCGCGGACGGCTCGTTCACGGTCGAGCTGCGCTCGGGGGTCGAGATCGTGCAGGAGGACCAGAAACACTGGCGGGTCCAGCCGGCCAGCACCGAGACCCCCGACCGCTTCAGCGCGAGTCGGCTGGCGCGGGAGGCCGCAGGGCAGGCCGTCGACTACGTCAAGCGCAACGCGGTCGATCTGCTCAAGGTGGGTCAGGCCATCTTCGGCAAGGTCGCCCGCAGCATCTTCTTGTTCTTCCTGACCCTGATGGTTGCGGCCTACCTGATGCACACTCGGGAGGCCATCGTTGCGTTCTTCCGCACGCTTCCGCCGCAGCAGTCACGGGCCAGCTTCGACCGCCTGCTCCATCGCATCGATCGCGGGCTTGCGGGCGTGGTGCGCGGGCAGCTGCTGATCTGCCTGGTGAACGGGCTCCTCTCCGCGGTCGGGTTCTGGATGTTCGGGCTGAAGTACTGGCCCATCCTGGCGATCGTGGCCGCCGTCATGAGCATCATCCCGATCTTCGGGTCCATCCTCAGCACCGTGCCAGCCGTGCTCATCGGGCTGACGCAGGACTTCTTCATGGCGCTCTGGGTGCTGCTGTGGATCATCGGGATCCACCAGGTCGAGGCGAACCTGCTCAACCCGAAGATCATCGGCACCGCCGCCAAGATCCACCCGGTGTTGGTGGTGTTCTCCCTGATCGTCGGGGAGCACTTCTTCGGCCTGTGGGGCGCGCTCCTGGCCGTGCCGGCGCTGTCCTTGAGCCAGAGCCTATTCCTGCACTTCCGCTACGAGTTGATGCCGGACTCCGGTCCCGACAGCCTGCTCCCGCCCCCGCTGGCGTAG
- a CDS encoding 30S ribosomal protein S1 produces the protein MTQTQTPDTLSGDSFAALFEQAAQSTGATEMGGEGQIVTGIIVAVNRDSVVVDIGGKSEGIIKADEFIDAAGQLNIKPGDRVDVFIESRESDDGLISLSKEKADKMKVWDEISSACERDEIIEGTISQRVKGGLSVTIRGGVKAFLPGSQVDLRPIRNLDKLIGQTYEFKVIKFNKKRGNIVLSRRVLLEKERDAMKAKTLAHLEEGMVLQGTIKNLTEYGAFVDLGGIDGLLHITDMSWGRVNHPSEVFKVGDEVTVKVLKYNAETERVSLGLKQTQEDPWNHAEEVYVIGKRVRGKVMSLTDYGAFVELEPGVEGLIHVSEMSWTKKVKHPSKMMEIGSDVECQVLEVDSKAKRISLGLKQLEPDPWSLFTDKYKPGDKITGKVRSITDYGVFIGIEDGVDGMVHKTDLSWTVKINNPSDLYGKGDEVEAIILSINHDEKKVSLGVKQLWDDPWGTLLEKYKPGAVVNEATVLSVVEYGAFVRITEGFEALIPSGDIDPNLSLSPGDKVKAEVSNVDTMDRRVTLTMRNVGGSPAAEQFQALAREKAGQGATLGDVLKGKLGDKLAELTGEKKE, from the coding sequence ATGACCCAAACCCAAACCCCTGACACCCTTTCCGGCGACAGTTTCGCCGCACTTTTCGAGCAGGCCGCACAGAGCACCGGTGCGACCGAGATGGGCGGTGAAGGCCAAATCGTCACTGGCATCATCGTCGCCGTCAACCGCGACTCGGTCGTGGTCGACATCGGGGGAAAGAGCGAGGGCATCATCAAGGCGGACGAGTTCATCGACGCCGCCGGCCAGCTCAACATCAAGCCCGGCGATCGCGTCGATGTGTTCATCGAGAGCCGCGAGAGTGACGACGGCCTGATCTCCTTGTCCAAGGAGAAGGCCGACAAGATGAAGGTCTGGGACGAGATCTCGAGCGCCTGTGAGCGGGACGAGATCATCGAGGGCACGATCAGCCAGCGCGTGAAGGGTGGGCTCAGCGTCACCATCCGCGGCGGCGTGAAGGCCTTCTTGCCCGGCAGCCAGGTCGATCTGCGACCCATTCGCAACTTGGACAAGCTGATCGGACAGACCTACGAGTTCAAGGTCATCAAGTTCAACAAGAAGCGCGGCAATATCGTGCTCTCGCGCCGGGTGCTCCTCGAGAAGGAGCGCGACGCGATGAAGGCCAAGACCTTGGCTCACCTCGAAGAGGGCATGGTCTTGCAAGGCACCATCAAGAACCTCACCGAGTACGGCGCCTTCGTCGATCTCGGCGGTATCGACGGCCTGCTCCACATCACGGACATGTCCTGGGGCCGCGTGAATCACCCGAGCGAGGTGTTCAAGGTCGGCGACGAGGTCACCGTCAAGGTCCTCAAGTACAACGCCGAGACCGAGCGCGTCAGCCTGGGCCTGAAGCAGACCCAGGAAGACCCGTGGAACCACGCCGAAGAGGTCTACGTCATCGGCAAGCGTGTCCGCGGCAAGGTGATGAGCCTCACGGACTACGGCGCGTTCGTCGAGCTCGAGCCGGGCGTGGAAGGTCTGATCCACGTCAGCGAGATGAGCTGGACCAAGAAGGTCAAGCACCCGAGCAAGATGATGGAGATCGGGTCCGACGTGGAGTGCCAGGTGCTCGAGGTCGACTCGAAGGCCAAGCGCATCAGCCTGGGCCTGAAACAACTCGAGCCCGATCCCTGGTCTTTGTTCACCGACAAGTACAAGCCAGGCGACAAGATCACCGGCAAGGTGCGCTCGATCACCGACTACGGTGTGTTCATCGGCATCGAAGACGGTGTCGACGGCATGGTCCACAAGACCGACCTCTCCTGGACGGTCAAGATCAACAACCCCTCCGATCTCTACGGCAAGGGGGACGAGGTCGAGGCCATCATCCTCAGCATCAACCACGACGAGAAGAAGGTCTCCTTGGGCGTGAAGCAGCTGTGGGACGACCCGTGGGGCACGCTGCTCGAGAAGTACAAGCCCGGCGCCGTCGTCAACGAAGCGACGGTCCTGTCCGTGGTCGAGTACGGCGCATTCGTGCGCATCACCGAGGGCTTCGAGGCGCTGATCCCGTCCGGCGACATCGACCCGAACCTGTCGCTCAGCCCGGGCGACAAGGTGAAGGCCGAGGTCTCCAACGTGGACACGATGGATCGCCGGGTGACCCTCACCATGCGCAACGTCGGCGGCAGTCCCGCCGCGGAGCAGTTCCAGGCGCTGGCGCGTGAGAAGGCCGGCCAGGGCGCAACCCTGGGCGACGTGCTCAAGGGCAAACTCGGCGACAAACTCGCGGAGCTGACCGGCGAAAAGAAAGAGTGA
- a CDS encoding (d)CMP kinase — protein sequence MTHKRPVVAIDGPAGAGKTTVTRRVAAQLGYLLVDTGAIYRAVALAAERAGLGFDQAEAVGALAHALADRGAIVFEPGADGGQRVLLDGDDVSSAIRTQTIASGASQVSAIPRVRDALLDMQRRAGVSGGVVLEGRDIGSVVFPEAEAKFFLTASVEVRAERRRAELAAKGELAELEIIQREVAERDLRDTTRPVAPLVQAADAVLVDSSQLDIDQVVEQIVAHVQEVERRLREPD from the coding sequence ATGACGCACAAGCGGCCGGTAGTGGCCATCGACGGGCCGGCGGGTGCGGGCAAGACCACGGTCACCCGGCGCGTGGCCGCGCAGCTCGGCTACTTGCTCGTGGACACCGGAGCCATCTATCGCGCGGTCGCCCTGGCCGCCGAGCGCGCCGGGCTCGGCTTCGACCAAGCCGAGGCGGTCGGCGCCCTCGCACACGCCCTGGCTGATCGCGGCGCGATTGTCTTCGAGCCGGGGGCGGACGGGGGACAGCGGGTGTTGCTCGACGGGGACGACGTGTCGAGCGCAATCCGCACTCAGACCATCGCCTCGGGTGCCAGTCAGGTTTCGGCCATCCCCCGCGTGCGCGACGCACTGCTCGATATGCAGCGGCGCGCCGGGGTTTCTGGTGGCGTGGTGCTCGAAGGCCGCGACATCGGCAGCGTGGTGTTTCCCGAGGCCGAGGCGAAGTTCTTCCTCACCGCCAGCGTCGAGGTGCGGGCCGAGCGGCGGCGTGCCGAGCTTGCCGCAAAAGGGGAGCTCGCCGAGCTCGAGATCATCCAGCGCGAGGTCGCGGAGCGCGATTTGCGTGACACGACGCGTCCGGTCGCGCCATTGGTACAGGCTGCGGATGCCGTCTTGGTGGACAGCTCGCAGCTCGACATCGACCAGGTCGTGGAGCAGATCGTCGCGCACGTGCAGGAGGTCGAGCGACGGCTCCGAGAGCCAGACTGA
- the aroA gene encoding 3-phosphoshikimate 1-carboxyvinyltransferase, with translation MARLIVQPLSRPLSGSVPVPADKSISHRALILAALASGRSELRGFSYGEDNVATERAFCAMGVEVEDDAHGTLRVHGVGLDGLSAPSAEIDCGNSGTTMRLLSGVLAGQPFASRLVGDASLTRRPMRRIVGPLVSRGARIRGAPQGEGSDDVTAPLDIGPLAPGQRLAPLEYQLPVASAQVKSALLLSGLWASGPTLVREPLVSRDHTERLLNALGISVETAGPLVKLHPPADPKSIRAFSVDLTGDLSAAAFVLVAGLMTEGSVVTTRNTGINPTRAGLVDIVKRLGGQLTVMPRGESMGEPFGELTARGGALRGASVGGELALRAIDEIPICAALAARATGATRFFDVSELRVKESDRIAAIVGLLQAFGVETTEHEDGFSVIGRPSGPLSAATVQSHGDHRIAMTAAVLGLIADGTTVVEDVACIGTSFPRFVGTLRALGAELEVES, from the coding sequence GTGGCGCGACTGATCGTCCAACCGCTGTCGCGTCCGCTCTCTGGCAGTGTCCCCGTTCCGGCAGACAAGAGCATCAGCCATCGCGCGTTGATTCTCGCCGCGCTCGCCAGCGGTCGCTCGGAGCTGCGTGGTTTTTCCTACGGCGAGGACAACGTCGCGACCGAGCGGGCATTTTGCGCAATGGGAGTCGAGGTCGAGGACGACGCCCACGGAACGCTACGTGTGCACGGCGTCGGGCTCGATGGTCTCTCAGCGCCCAGCGCGGAGATCGACTGCGGCAACTCCGGCACGACCATGCGGCTCTTGTCCGGCGTGCTCGCGGGACAGCCGTTCGCCTCGCGTCTAGTGGGGGATGCGTCGCTGACCCGTCGGCCGATGCGGCGCATCGTCGGACCCTTGGTATCCCGCGGCGCACGCATCCGCGGAGCTCCGCAGGGTGAGGGCAGTGACGACGTCACCGCGCCGCTCGACATCGGCCCGCTCGCACCCGGCCAACGCCTCGCCCCGCTCGAGTATCAGCTGCCGGTAGCGAGCGCCCAGGTCAAGAGTGCACTCCTGCTCTCGGGGCTCTGGGCATCGGGGCCGACGCTGGTGCGCGAACCGCTCGTCTCGCGAGATCACACCGAGCGCCTGCTCAACGCGCTCGGGATCTCCGTCGAGACCGCGGGCCCGCTGGTCAAGCTTCACCCGCCGGCCGATCCGAAATCGATCCGGGCCTTCAGCGTCGACCTGACGGGAGATCTGTCGGCCGCGGCCTTCGTGCTGGTCGCCGGCCTGATGACGGAAGGCAGCGTGGTCACCACCCGCAACACGGGCATCAATCCCACGCGCGCCGGGCTGGTCGACATCGTCAAACGGCTCGGTGGGCAGCTGACGGTGATGCCTCGCGGGGAATCCATGGGTGAGCCGTTCGGGGAGCTGACGGCGCGCGGCGGCGCTCTTCGGGGCGCCAGCGTCGGCGGCGAGCTCGCGCTGCGGGCCATCGATGAAATCCCGATCTGCGCGGCGCTCGCTGCCCGTGCCACCGGGGCCACGCGCTTCTTCGACGTGTCCGAGCTGCGGGTGAAGGAGAGTGACCGCATCGCGGCCATCGTGGGTTTGCTCCAGGCGTTCGGTGTCGAGACGACCGAGCATGAAGACGGGTTTTCGGTCATCGGCCGGCCCTCGGGTCCACTCTCAGCAGCGACGGTGCAGAGCCACGGGGACCATCGCATCGCAATGACCGCGGCCGTGCTCGGGCTGATCGCGGATGGTACGACGGTGGTCGAGGACGTGGCTTGCATCGGGACCAGCTTTCCGCGTTTTGTCGGCACGCTGCGCGCGCTCGGAGCGGAGCTCGAGGTCGAGTCATGA
- a CDS encoding ACT domain-containing protein, with the protein MVDRKHDVDDLRKEITEIDRALLSKLEERARLSRKVHKLYEGENLPADVTEREWLAGLEKQASGELPAEDLRSVFRQVRASARALEQPARVAYLGPEGGFCHATARSYFGESGIYAECATVAEALEEVNRGRAVYAVFPYESSTDGLVLSSIATLEETDLVLVAERTAPAVYDLMSHTANLADVEKVYATAAAHAACERFLERELPKATVIDVRSPVVATELAAGDHGSAALAPAECGRDAGLAGIRSNVGDTLDMSFRYGIAGARPAIRTGNDTTCLLFSVDDSPGALFDVLRHFAERGVNLKKLQSRPVNGKGWDYVFYVEVSGHITDRPVVTALEAVKRATKYLKVLGSFPMER; encoded by the coding sequence ATGGTGGATCGCAAACACGACGTCGACGACCTGAGGAAAGAGATCACGGAGATCGATCGCGCGCTGCTCTCGAAGCTGGAAGAGCGTGCGCGCCTCAGTCGCAAGGTCCACAAGCTCTACGAAGGGGAGAACCTGCCGGCTGACGTCACCGAGCGCGAGTGGCTCGCGGGGCTCGAAAAACAGGCGAGCGGCGAGTTGCCGGCGGAGGATCTGCGCTCGGTATTTCGACAAGTGCGCGCCTCGGCGCGCGCGCTCGAGCAGCCCGCGCGGGTCGCCTACCTGGGCCCCGAAGGAGGATTCTGTCACGCAACGGCGCGGAGTTATTTCGGAGAGAGTGGCATCTACGCCGAGTGCGCCACGGTGGCCGAGGCCCTCGAAGAGGTGAACCGAGGGCGGGCCGTCTACGCCGTATTCCCTTACGAGTCATCGACGGACGGTCTGGTGCTGTCGAGCATCGCGACGCTCGAGGAGACCGATCTCGTACTGGTCGCCGAGCGGACCGCGCCGGCGGTCTACGATCTGATGAGCCACACCGCCAACCTGGCCGACGTCGAGAAGGTCTACGCAACGGCGGCGGCGCATGCCGCGTGTGAACGCTTCCTGGAGCGCGAGCTGCCGAAGGCAACGGTGATCGACGTGCGCTCGCCCGTCGTGGCGACCGAGCTGGCGGCGGGCGATCACGGGAGCGCGGCGCTGGCGCCCGCCGAGTGCGGACGCGACGCGGGACTCGCGGGGATCCGCTCGAACGTGGGCGACACGCTCGACATGAGCTTCCGCTACGGCATCGCTGGGGCTCGCCCCGCGATCCGCACCGGCAATGACACCACCTGCCTGCTCTTCAGCGTGGACGACTCGCCGGGTGCGCTGTTCGACGTGCTGCGGCACTTCGCCGAACGCGGGGTGAACCTCAAGAAGCTCCAGTCGAGGCCCGTCAACGGCAAGGGCTGGGACTACGTGTTTTACGTCGAGGTGAGCGGTCACATCACCGACCGCCCCGTCGTCACGGCGCTCGAAGCGGTGAAGCGCGCGACCAAGTACCTCAAGGTGCTCGGTTCGTTCCCGATGGAGCGCTGA
- a CDS encoding zinc ribbon domain-containing protein has protein sequence MTDPSAGRIWARMTYEYVCSACSFQWEAEQPISASPLTTCPSCKAESARRQVSGGQGFILRGGGWYADGYGSAKPAAAEAKPASAESKTAATPAKSDTPAAATPAAPRTPAKVDKPKPSS, from the coding sequence TTGACAGACCCGTCCGCCGGCCGCATTTGGGCGCGCATGACGTACGAGTACGTGTGTTCCGCGTGCTCCTTCCAGTGGGAGGCGGAGCAGCCCATCAGTGCCTCTCCGCTCACGACTTGCCCGAGCTGCAAGGCGGAGAGCGCGAGGCGACAGGTGTCCGGTGGGCAAGGTTTCATCCTGCGCGGGGGAGGCTGGTACGCCGATGGCTACGGCTCGGCGAAACCGGCGGCGGCGGAGGCGAAGCCCGCCAGTGCAGAATCCAAGACCGCGGCGACCCCGGCCAAGAGCGACACGCCCGCCGCGGCGACGCCTGCGGCGCCGCGCACTCCGGCCAAGGTCGACAAACCGAAGCCGAGCTCGTGA